The Passer domesticus isolate bPasDom1 chromosome 15, bPasDom1.hap1, whole genome shotgun sequence nucleotide sequence TTCCAAGTGTGCTGGTGTAATTGGAAACCCTTCTCTTGTCAGGGCTgcagagaaagcagcagctcaggtaCCTGGGACAGTATTTGagggctgctcctctgcctcatGTTTGCTTGTCTCTTGCACTTATGGATCTACTAATTGTGGGGCTGAGAGTGTGCTGAGGTCAGGGGAGAACTCTCATTTCTTTGCACAGGTAATTTTAATGTCTGTAACTCTTTGATGACTTGTCTATGAGGCCCCTCTGTACTTAAGTGCCAAGTTGTAGCTCAAGTAAGATACTACTTTGTGGGTTAAACCAGAAGGTTTTGCAATTGGTTTTCAGTGGTCACAGAGTCTGTGCAATAAATGGAAGGGGCTAAATGTACCAATTCATCCTTAGGATTGCTATCAGCTGTGCATGTGAACTACGAGGCCTCCCAAGACAGCCCTTtcagaacatttaaaaaaatattttacagaaatattgAGATTCTGGAATTCCTTCGATTACTATGGAATTATTTCTGTAAACACCTGCCAGTCTACAGTTGTAGCAGAAATATCTTTGACCCTTAAACTCTGATGAAATTTGTGAACTTTACCCCCAGAGCTGTAGCTGATAGAGGAGACCAGTCACAAAGGACGGAGTATTTCAGTGGCATGAAGGACAGAGCTGACTTGACAACAGGTGGGTCTGGATTAGTAAAATCAAGAAGAAATTCCTTCAATAAtgattctttcttcttcttgagGAGCAGCAAGTATTCTTTGCACCTTGTGCCTTTAGCAGACTTTTTATTCAGGAGGGCACCACTAAAAAGAAGGAATGTTCATAATGGGGGTTGATGTGGCAGCCTCCATTTTCTGTGGGTGAAGGCTCTTGGGGGGCATATTGCTGCAATTTATTCTGTCTTCATGCCTGCTGTGAGTGGGACTTGGTTTCCAGCAAACTGTTTTCTACCAGGCTCCAAAGCTTTGTCTTGTAATGCACCTTGAGATGTGCTCCATTGGTACTGGCAGAGCGTGCCTAATGCAATCAGGAGCTGTGTGGTCAGGCTGCTGGCAAGATAAGATCACACATAAATACAGATTCAGCAATCAGGTactaaaggagaaaaacaagcagaaagATAAGCTTCTCCCATTTGACTTTGTGGTCTCTTTCTCTTCACAACAGCTCTTTTCAAAGATGTCTTTCAAGTAACATACTAGTAAGGTTAAAAAGCATCTCTCAGAATTGCAGGTTAAAACTAACAAGGCCTGTTTGAGCTGGGCAGGCAGTTATTTGAGCTCAGAGCACAGCCTAAGGCTCCAGAACAAATGTAGGATGACAAAACCATTTGCTGACAGAGCTGGTTTTCCCCTGTCTGTCACTAAAACAAATAGCCATCAACTTAAATCCCTCCTGGAAACCTCCTACCAGGAAATAGGCTCCATCATGGAGTGGGTTTCTAACCTCAATGTACTGAAAGGAAACTGCAGAAAAAAGGAGGATCATACAACAGTCCATCCTGCCAGGACAGATGTGCAATGAGGAAAGGAGTGAGATTTAGTGGAACTGAACTGGTGGAGAACAATGTTTTCTGTTAGACACAGAGCAGATAAGACCACATTCTGTGTATTTCTTCATCAGTGCTAGCTAGCTTTGGCTTTCTTTTTGTGCTTTGCAGTTTGAGAAATGTGGAAAACCTGCCCCCTGCAGAAGTCACAGTCCAGTCAGCAGGAAACACTGGATTCAGGATCAATAATATTCTAGAGCCTTCTACTTAGTTACCACTCACACCCTGTCAAATAAGTGGCCAAGAGCCATTGAGATTGCCTGACCTGTGCACCTTCTGTCTCAATTTCTCTGGTTTGCCTCACAAATACAGTGATTTCAGAGTGATGCCACTTACTGTTATTTATTGGCACTGAGCACTGGAAGCTCTCACTACTCCTACACTTGCAATAAATAATGCAAAGGTGAGAGAAACTGCATAGAATCCCTGGGAGACAGGTATGTACTGCTGGCTGTTAAATAAGGACAACATCATGGCACAAAAAAGTTTAAAAGCTAAGCTGATTTTATAGAATTGAGTAAAAAATCCCTTAGATATATAGGTACATCCTTAAGGACTTAATTACACTCAAAACAAGTTTATCTGATGATTAAGGTCCTGTGAGTGAAAATCCAGTTTTCTTGACTTTCAGGGCTGGGCTTTAAATACCTGTGGCATTATCCATTCTGTCTCTTCCACATGTACCTGTATGTTGTGTAGGAAAGACTAGGAGAAACTGGAAATGTTGGCACTTTCTTTGCAAGTTTATTTTACAACATGTCTCTTTTCCCAAGCTTCACACTTCAGCTGAAGTGCAAAGCAAATGGAAGTCTTTGGCACTTCACCTTTGCTCACCTACTGTCTATTTTGTGTTTATTCCATGCCCTCAAAGGAAATAGAACtcataagaaaataaatcagagaTTCATCAGTTTTATTGGTGCATAAATTCAGTGTGACTCGCCATCTAGTGCAGGTTTAGGGCATAACATAATTACAGAGACAGTTTTAAGTCAAGGTGATAGTCTCctaaaacccttcaaaagtaGTGGTATTTCATTTCTGTAAGCAGGCAAAGTAACATAAAAGTTACAGGAATCCAGACATAGATATTGAGAAAAGGAATGGCAAGTGAAATTTGAGAGATGAGATATGAGGGTCATTCATCAGCTGACAAAGTAGAGGACAAATATTATAATGAAAAGCAGTGCACAATCCCTTTACAAGAAAAGAAGCAACATAAAACAATAGGGAAAACATGGATGTGTTCAAACAACCTATTTATTCAAGCTGGTTTGCATTAATTCATCCAGCATGAGAAACTAGACAGCATCCAATAACTGTTTggttttaaatgtattttctttcattccaGGTGACTAATTCCTTAGGTGCACGCCTGATTCCTTCCCCTCACCATCTGATAAAACATCATTTATCATGAGAATATTTCTTAAATCCTGGATTCCTCAGTGTTTGTGGATTCTCAAGTCACCTTCCAGAACATTCCATGGAAACACCAGGCTTCTTACATCTCAGATTACTTCCCATTATGAATCTATAAACCAGGGTAAAAAGGAACTGCCAGAATATTTCAACTTTGCAAGTGATGTCTTAGATGAATGGGCACGACTGGAAAAGGTAGtatttgtcttttattttatatacattGAATTGTAGCTTAACCCCATTTGTCAGCTAagaaccacacacacacaaacacacacacacacatccaatgggatggggaggagaaacagaagagaaaaaaggtaaaaacaTATAGGCTGGGAACAAACAATTTAagaattgaaataaaatatagtaataaaaagaaaattaataataattatcaCTATTGTAATGTATTAGAGAAATACTAGTAGAAATAGTAGTGATGAAGTGGGAGCTTAAAAAAAAGGAGTGGAACCAGGAAAACCCAGAAAAGATGAATTACGCACAACACAATTGCCCACTGATCAACACCTGGGCTGTCCCCAAACAGTGACTGGCACCTCTCAACCAACTTCCCACCAGGGAATTAACTCAGCAGGATCTCCTGTcgctggaatatccctttggacAGCTCAGGTCAGCTCTCCTGTCTATGATTCTCCCAGCTTTTCATGCACCAACTTGCTGGCAGAGCGTGAAAAACTGTGAAGTCCTTGACTTAGTTGTTGCTAAGCAGTGCTTACTCTATCCCAGTCAAAACCAGGACATGGTGGAACAAATCTGAAATTATACAATTTAATTAATGGGTACTGGATAGTACGGAcaccattttattttctttgtcagaAAGATGGGTATCACTCCAAGAGAGGAGCTGCCAAAGATTATTTATCTTGAAGTGAAGCCTTTAAAAGTTTGTCTTATTTTAATATCTTCTCACGTGTTGTaggatgggaaaaaaacagcaaatCCAGCTTTTTGGTGGGTCAGTGATAAGGGAGAGGAGGTGAAGTGGAGCTTTGAGGAGCTGGGCTCTCTGTCCAGGAAGGCAGCCAATGTCCTTTCTGAGGCCTGTGGCTTGAGGAGAGGAGACAGAGTTGTAGCAATTCTGCCTCGTGTGCCTGAGTGGTGGCTCCTGAACGTGGCCTGCATGCGAGCAGGTGAGTGACTCGCTGACTTGTTGGGGGCagacagaaagcaaaagaaagagccTACAAACCATGTATTAGACTGGGGTGAAGAAAATGCAAACAGCAATGTTCTGTTGGGACCTCTACAACTGATCTTCTGCCTCCAAGGAGAATTGGCAGCACCCACCCAGGAAGCACAGGGCCAGACCTGGTCCAGTCAAATGGCATCCTCAGGTGAAGCCAGGGAGGGCTGAATGGCTGCAACCTAAGGCCAGACTTGACCACATACATGGGAAGGGAGCTGAGTTTATAATGGAAGAACTTATATCATTGGTGTCATTAATAATTCAATATATCTATTTAGCTCTGGTTTTAACCTGATAAACATCCATGATGGATAAAATCAGCATCAACAGAGAGACATAATCAAGTCTTTTTGGGAAATGCTGAGTTTTCTCAATTGCTTCTTGCTTTTTTCCAGGAATTGTCCTTATTCCAGGAACATCCCAATTAACAGCCAAAGACATCTTATACCGACTGCAGGCTTCAAAGGCCAAGTGCATCGTTACCAATGAG carries:
- the LOC135281231 gene encoding acyl-coenzyme A synthetase ACSM4, mitochondrial-like isoform X2, which translates into the protein MRIFLKSWIPQCLWILKSPSRTFHGNTRLLTSQITSHYESINQGKKELPEYFNFASDVLDEWARLEKDGKKTANPAFWWVSDKGEEVKWSFEELGSLSRKAANVLSEACGLRRGDRVVAILPRVPEWWLLNVACMRAGIVLIPGTSQLTAKDILYRLQASKAKCIVTNETLAPAVESVLPGSQFLKSKLLVGQGRRDGWLNFKELLAVASADHQCVKTRSQDPMLIYFTSGTTGFPKMVLHSHSSYGIGFAVSGRSRFCNSRYRCFALLTRKINA